A region from the Sutcliffiella horikoshii genome encodes:
- a CDS encoding phosphodiester glycosidase family protein, whose amino-acid sequence MSRMKKPFLTLFIWMLALQTMLVPVGTGTIQQPAIETFAAEQQSQEFSLGQVIEQERLQIASGVAKETMTFISDRGRQEAFMMDIDLQNPAISIQAGLPNGSVAAMTTVREQANAASTDGRRVVGAVNGDFFNTSTGIPIGNVIHNGQILKSSTRETFGITEDGQAIIGYPNPSFTLQIGDATHQIHHLNDVRQSNQLALYSPEKNETSTNEHGTEVVLSNIEGNVHQPGTAKATVEKVIKNVGNETIPQGKLVLSGHGTMAAVLNNLQAGQEIQINTAVAEQWQTVTEAIGGQYVLVKEGQKTNLVSNAFTTAVAPRTAAGIKADGSVFFIIMDGRQPGYSEGITVFELQNLMYELGAVEALNFDGGGSSTFVAREQGEEELSVSNIPSDGTERGVANSLLVVSTAETGSLEQLAIKPSSGLMLAESAYNFGAKGMDANYNPVQLEETVSWTVSDSSLGAVNEDGTLTAGPAAASGKIISTSAGGALGEANVTIVDELSSLTFNQQALTVKRGETAELKVTALSGGRHVHHDPANLSWEVEGNIGHVDEQGIFHATEESAQGKITVSYKNVSDTMDVQVGKLPTILETFEDGIDHWTFSGARYNSISINQTTYPEPARFGDHALQLNYDFTGTIGTSGAYAHPRTPIELEDYPEAIGMWVYGDGKGHWLRAQLRDGNNSPIALDFARNMDWTGWKYVEAAVPPGRALPLKMDLPVRLMETDNNNKNAGTIYVDNIRAVYGETNDDLENPIISEFNPAADSMIDSTDYSISAILADEQTGINPERVWMHVDGVEVDASYQEEAGELLFSPDKPLLDGTHQVKITAQDNFGNETTEIWQYEQHAGQPGVTLDYENNAFIGKDHPITIQATQTEEISGISLKLSANIRVKEIVLDPSITEEQIVKKETNKNGEILIELKDLTTSVTEIGKIMFSIPKDANGNLELSYHEGAVTLKDEEVATPLFLPNVQQTLKAALTISVDRASVGFPAVIQVKDQDGQPVGGADVKAWDSEMNGEVLLGKTNNDGKLQTKELTTEAGIRHIQAEKETQYSFVKEVNVLKHLGGMSPKKVNVTFNGNKNQRNVNWTTSPLVTDSVLEMVEYSKFEKNGWEGSKPRTINGESNPHPMNEGELQVHSVTEKGLKPGTLYAYRVGDGTEEGWSETATISLPAPGKGSDDFNFILMGDIQAAPNQSETGFGPFTDVYKKAKFDFPDASFMMQVGDLIDDGNLYNHWSEFFKSIEDPSLSASTPIVTAVGNHENIGNGVDTFKQFFRMPQNGPEEFKGTVYSFDYGDAHIAVLNTETDKDGLIKQTEWLKEDMADTEKKWKIVMYHRSPYFSNPQGGSGNVQEVFPKAFDEIGVDLAISGHDHAYVRTQPMKNGEANDDGTTYVIAGSAGGKFYAAVPQPYMDVIFEEKTQIYSNISVTQNGITITAKTRDGRTIDQHTIEKK is encoded by the coding sequence ATGAGTAGGATGAAAAAGCCATTTTTAACATTATTCATTTGGATGTTAGCGCTTCAAACGATGCTTGTACCGGTTGGAACAGGCACCATCCAACAGCCGGCAATCGAAACCTTTGCAGCGGAACAACAGTCGCAGGAATTTTCGCTTGGACAAGTAATTGAGCAGGAAAGGCTCCAGATTGCTTCCGGTGTCGCAAAGGAAACGATGACCTTTATCAGTGACCGAGGCAGGCAGGAGGCGTTCATGATGGATATAGATCTCCAAAACCCTGCAATCAGCATCCAGGCAGGCTTACCGAACGGAAGTGTAGCAGCAATGACGACCGTCCGTGAGCAGGCAAACGCAGCATCAACAGACGGCCGCCGTGTCGTTGGTGCAGTGAACGGAGACTTTTTTAACACTTCCACCGGCATTCCTATCGGAAACGTCATTCACAACGGACAAATTCTTAAATCCTCAACAAGAGAAACATTTGGGATCACAGAAGACGGGCAGGCGATCATCGGTTACCCAAACCCGAGCTTTACCCTTCAAATCGGTGATGCCACTCATCAGATCCATCACCTAAATGATGTTCGCCAGTCGAACCAGCTGGCATTATACTCACCAGAAAAAAATGAAACCAGTACAAACGAACATGGCACAGAAGTGGTGCTTTCCAATATTGAAGGAAACGTACACCAGCCCGGCACAGCCAAGGCTACGGTGGAAAAAGTAATTAAGAACGTTGGAAACGAAACAATACCACAGGGCAAGCTTGTCTTATCTGGCCATGGAACAATGGCTGCTGTCCTGAATAATCTTCAGGCAGGACAAGAAATTCAAATTAACACGGCAGTGGCTGAACAATGGCAGACGGTAACAGAAGCAATCGGCGGCCAGTATGTCCTTGTCAAAGAAGGCCAAAAAACGAACCTGGTTTCAAATGCCTTCACAACAGCCGTGGCACCAAGAACAGCCGCTGGAATTAAAGCGGACGGCTCTGTCTTTTTTATCATCATGGATGGCAGACAGCCCGGCTACTCGGAAGGAATCACCGTATTTGAACTGCAGAACCTAATGTATGAACTAGGTGCAGTCGAGGCGCTTAACTTTGATGGCGGCGGCTCCTCCACATTCGTCGCGCGCGAACAGGGAGAAGAAGAATTATCGGTATCGAACATCCCTTCTGACGGAACAGAACGCGGCGTAGCCAATAGTTTACTAGTTGTCTCCACTGCCGAAACTGGCTCACTCGAACAACTTGCAATAAAACCGAGCTCCGGCCTGATGCTTGCGGAATCTGCATACAATTTCGGTGCAAAAGGCATGGATGCAAACTACAACCCAGTACAACTGGAAGAAACAGTTTCTTGGACGGTTTCTGACTCTTCTTTAGGAGCGGTTAACGAAGATGGCACCCTGACAGCAGGTCCAGCCGCAGCAAGCGGTAAAATTATCTCAACTTCGGCAGGCGGTGCTCTGGGCGAAGCAAATGTAACCATTGTCGACGAGCTTTCAAGCCTTACTTTTAACCAGCAGGCCTTGACTGTAAAAAGAGGGGAAACGGCTGAGCTAAAAGTGACTGCACTATCTGGCGGCCGTCATGTTCATCATGATCCTGCCAATCTATCATGGGAAGTGGAAGGAAACATCGGACATGTGGACGAGCAGGGCATATTCCATGCAACGGAGGAATCTGCTCAGGGGAAAATCACGGTAAGCTATAAAAATGTATCAGACACGATGGACGTTCAAGTAGGCAAACTGCCAACCATCCTGGAAACCTTCGAGGACGGTATCGACCATTGGACATTCAGTGGAGCGCGCTATAACTCTATCTCTATTAATCAGACAACCTATCCAGAACCAGCTCGTTTCGGCGATCATGCTCTACAGCTGAATTACGATTTTACAGGTACCATCGGAACATCCGGAGCCTATGCGCACCCAAGAACGCCAATCGAGCTGGAAGACTATCCGGAAGCGATCGGAATGTGGGTGTATGGCGATGGAAAAGGACATTGGTTGAGAGCACAACTGAGGGACGGCAACAACAGCCCCATCGCACTCGACTTTGCCAGAAATATGGACTGGACAGGCTGGAAATACGTTGAAGCGGCAGTTCCTCCAGGCAGAGCCCTTCCTTTGAAAATGGACCTGCCAGTTCGCCTCATGGAAACAGACAATAATAATAAAAACGCTGGTACCATCTATGTGGACAATATCAGAGCGGTCTATGGGGAAACGAATGATGATTTAGAGAATCCAATCATCTCAGAATTCAATCCTGCAGCTGACAGTATGATAGATTCTACCGATTACTCCATCAGCGCAATCCTTGCCGATGAGCAAACAGGCATCAATCCCGAGCGCGTATGGATGCACGTTGACGGAGTAGAAGTGGACGCAAGTTACCAGGAAGAAGCCGGGGAACTACTATTTTCACCGGACAAGCCATTATTAGATGGAACACATCAAGTAAAAATCACGGCACAAGACAATTTTGGCAATGAAACGACGGAAATTTGGCAATACGAGCAACATGCAGGACAGCCGGGCGTTACCCTTGACTATGAAAATAATGCGTTCATCGGAAAAGATCACCCAATCACCATTCAGGCAACACAAACAGAAGAAATTAGCGGCATCAGCCTTAAGTTATCTGCAAATATTCGTGTAAAAGAAATCGTCCTAGACCCATCCATCACAGAGGAGCAGATTGTAAAAAAAGAAACAAATAAAAACGGAGAAATTTTAATAGAATTAAAGGATCTAACAACTTCCGTCACGGAAATCGGAAAAATAATGTTCTCCATCCCGAAAGATGCAAATGGTAACTTAGAGTTGAGCTATCACGAAGGTGCAGTGACATTGAAAGACGAAGAGGTTGCAACGCCGCTGTTTCTCCCTAATGTACAGCAAACTCTTAAAGCAGCTCTTACAATTTCTGTAGACCGCGCTTCTGTAGGCTTCCCGGCTGTCATTCAAGTCAAAGATCAAGATGGCCAACCAGTCGGAGGTGCAGATGTAAAAGCATGGGACTCCGAAATGAACGGAGAAGTATTGCTTGGAAAAACAAACAACGATGGTAAGTTGCAAACAAAGGAACTTACAACAGAAGCAGGCATCCGTCACATCCAAGCTGAAAAAGAGACCCAATACAGCTTTGTAAAAGAAGTGAATGTCTTAAAACATTTAGGTGGCATGTCCCCTAAAAAAGTAAACGTCACGTTCAACGGCAACAAAAATCAACGTAACGTGAACTGGACTACATCACCACTTGTAACAGACTCCGTTCTGGAAATGGTGGAATACTCTAAGTTTGAAAAGAATGGATGGGAAGGAAGCAAGCCTAGGACAATTAATGGTGAAAGCAATCCACATCCAATGAACGAAGGCGAGCTGCAAGTCCATTCGGTCACCGAGAAAGGTCTAAAGCCAGGCACCTTATATGCGTACAGAGTCGGTGACGGAACGGAAGAAGGTTGGAGTGAAACGGCCACCATCTCCTTACCTGCACCAGGAAAAGGTTCTGACGATTTCAATTTCATCCTTATGGGGGACATCCAGGCAGCACCAAACCAATCGGAAACAGGGTTCGGCCCCTTCACCGACGTTTATAAAAAAGCAAAATTCGACTTCCCAGACGCAAGCTTCATGATGCAGGTTGGGGACTTAATAGATGACGGAAACCTTTACAACCATTGGTCCGAATTCTTCAAATCAATCGAAGATCCGTCCCTATCCGCGTCCACGCCAATTGTAACAGCGGTGGGGAATCATGAAAATATCGGAAACGGAGTAGATACATTCAAACAATTCTTCCGCATGCCGCAAAACGGCCCAGAAGAATTTAAAGGAACCGTCTACTCCTTCGATTACGGTGATGCACACATCGCCGTCCTGAATACAGAAACGGATAAAGATGGATTAATCAAACAAACAGAATGGCTGAAAGAAGACATGGCCGACACCGAAAAAAAATGGAAAATCGTCATGTACCACCGCTCTCCATACTTCTCCAATCCACAAGGTGGAAGCGGCAATGTGCAGGAAGTCTTCCCGAAAGCATTCGATGAAATCGGCGTAGACCTTGCAATATCTGGACATGACCATGCATACGTAAGAACTCAACCGATGAAAAATGGAGAAGCGAATGACGACGGCACCACCTACGTCATCGCA
- a CDS encoding GNAT family N-acetyltransferase: MKTVSFTPNHAEAVLDAWNHSMGFILPITPRLFKQNTTDERSFCPHSSFAAVENGEVVGAVIAKRWPGETFGYHPGGDVGWINFLFVKEGWRGKGIGSQLLKEAEDSLREQGCARIHLGRDVQHFFPGVPLELTESIDWFKEKGYQSGEVVFDMIQKMEECLTDLSIPQDQNFHFKRGQSGEEPALILFLQEAFPGRWEYEVRSLFERGGTARQFVLIWQGDRVRGFCRINRPEDAVIGSNVYWSELYKGKAVGGIGPLGVSSQVRKSGLGLKIVKQAMQELKEDGVEVWMIDWTTLESFYNKLGFEKWKQYLHMSK; this comes from the coding sequence ATGAAAACGGTATCATTTACACCTAACCATGCAGAAGCCGTTCTAGATGCATGGAACCATTCCATGGGATTCATACTGCCGATTACACCAAGGTTATTCAAACAGAACACGACCGATGAGCGTAGCTTTTGTCCGCATAGCAGTTTTGCAGCTGTCGAGAATGGCGAGGTGGTTGGTGCGGTAATCGCCAAAAGGTGGCCAGGGGAAACGTTTGGGTATCATCCGGGCGGAGATGTTGGATGGATCAATTTCCTTTTTGTAAAAGAAGGATGGCGCGGCAAAGGGATTGGCAGTCAATTATTGAAAGAGGCGGAAGATAGCCTCAGAGAGCAAGGGTGCGCAAGGATTCACCTTGGAAGAGATGTGCAGCACTTTTTTCCGGGAGTTCCGCTCGAGTTAACGGAGTCAATCGACTGGTTTAAAGAAAAGGGCTATCAATCTGGTGAAGTTGTTTTTGATATGATTCAAAAGATGGAGGAGTGCTTAACCGACTTATCCATCCCCCAAGATCAGAATTTTCACTTCAAAAGAGGGCAAAGCGGAGAAGAACCGGCACTCATTCTTTTTTTACAAGAAGCATTTCCTGGCCGTTGGGAGTATGAGGTGCGCAGCCTGTTTGAACGAGGTGGGACGGCAAGGCAATTTGTGCTGATATGGCAAGGTGATAGAGTCAGAGGGTTCTGTCGGATAAATCGTCCGGAAGATGCTGTGATTGGCTCCAATGTCTACTGGAGTGAGCTTTACAAGGGAAAGGCAGTGGGCGGAATCGGACCACTTGGCGTTTCTTCACAGGTTCGGAAAAGCGGACTTGGCTTGAAAATTGTCAAACAGGCAATGCAGGAGTTAAAAGAGGACGGAGTAGAGGTCTGGATGATTGATTGGACTACGCTCGAATCCTTCTACAACAAGCTTGGATTTGAAAAGTGGAAGCAATATCTTCACATGTCTAAGTGA
- a CDS encoding M23 family metallopeptidase, giving the protein MREEEKKRTSQNSNWQRLMKKRWVFPAIYLGCAAIILTAVLVSQSGNESEGNPGNPEGQGTNISYGDQDSMEVNSPVENFVMPVTDVNSSVIQRPFWDANASKEEQEAAFIEYNGIYQPNTGIDIAMKDGETFEVVASLSGTVTHVENDPLLGNVVEIEHLDGVKTIYQSLTDVQVKVNDFVEQGETIAKAHTNQLNKDAVHVHFEIRKDNVAVNPSSFFNKPVTSLLEEEGQASEEGSEPAGEQEKEETPAEGEDKPEDGEDKDGDEGSSDEEEESVSYLT; this is encoded by the coding sequence ATGAGAGAGGAAGAAAAGAAACGGACTTCTCAAAATTCAAATTGGCAACGCTTAATGAAAAAGCGTTGGGTGTTCCCAGCAATCTATCTTGGGTGCGCGGCAATCATTTTGACAGCGGTTTTAGTATCCCAATCAGGTAATGAATCAGAAGGTAATCCAGGAAACCCAGAAGGGCAAGGAACTAACATTTCTTATGGTGATCAAGATTCCATGGAAGTGAACAGCCCGGTAGAAAACTTTGTAATGCCGGTAACAGACGTTAACTCTTCTGTCATCCAAAGACCATTCTGGGATGCAAACGCATCTAAAGAAGAGCAAGAAGCAGCTTTCATTGAGTACAATGGCATTTACCAACCAAACACAGGTATCGACATTGCAATGAAAGACGGAGAAACATTCGAAGTAGTCGCTTCTTTAAGTGGAACTGTAACGCATGTTGAAAATGATCCTTTACTAGGAAACGTCGTAGAAATTGAGCATTTGGATGGTGTAAAAACAATCTATCAATCACTGACTGACGTACAAGTCAAAGTCAACGATTTCGTAGAGCAAGGTGAAACAATTGCCAAAGCACACACAAACCAACTGAACAAAGACGCAGTACACGTTCATTTTGAAATTCGCAAGGACAACGTAGCAGTGAACCCTAGCAGCTTTTTTAACAAACCAGTAACTTCCCTATTAGAGGAAGAAGGACAAGCTTCTGAAGAAGGAAGCGAGCCTGCTGGTGAACAAGAAAAAGAAGAAACTCCAGCAGAGGGCGAAGACAAGCCTGAAGACGGAGAAGACAAAGACGGCGACGAAGGATCTTCTGACGAAGAAGAAGAATCCGTTAGCTATCTAACATAA